From Rubidibacter lacunae KORDI 51-2, a single genomic window includes:
- a CDS encoding efflux RND transporter permease subunit — translation MFIEYFIKRPVLTSVCAILILLVGVITIPTLPVAQYPQISPKQVQVTATYIGADAVTVENAVTTVLEREINGVDGMRYMTSSSSNDGVSSITVTFDASSDQNIAAVDVQNRVSIAEPQLPEAVLQTGVSVSKESSGPPLLAFGLFSESGTYNDVFLSNYADLYLVDALQRVPGVGNVAIFGERKYAMRLWLDPGRLASRGLTASDVADALLEQNIQVGVGRIGQPPIPDDQEFQIGLRAVSRLKSIEEFENLVLAASADGTLVKLRDVGRAELGAENYNTFLRFRGIEAVGLGIYQVPGSNALQVARGIKQRMRELSEEFPAGMTYDIGFDTTDFVEQSLTQVIATLFQAVGLVVLVIFVFLQDWRTTLIPAITIPVALLGTFAFVKLFGFSINSLTLFGLTLATGMVVDDAIVVVEDISTKIQKLGMTPRQAAIESMRELFGAVIATSLVLMAVFVPVAFFPGTTGALYRQFALTIAFAIGLSTFNAVTLTPTLSALLLRSSPPVGGWVGRIFGAFNHALDSFRRRYRSMLESFSHLKSFLVGVFIVLLAATAWMYAQVPSAFLPEEDQGYIITIVGGPAGSSLSYTSQVMRQIEEIYLPIPEVRATFAVGGFGFSGSVANSGIVFTTLEPWSERTGHGQSASEIIERVREQLANIPEANVLPLNPPTIQGLGSFGGFTFQLQDQQGSFALGELVQYMGQMLGAANQHPDLQAVFSTYSANTPQMLVEVDRDRAKALDVDVDDIFETLQSYLGSRYVNDFTLARRTYRVYIQADEPFRDNPNAIEQFYVRSNRDELIPLGNLVTLTPTTGAQSINHYNVLRSIEINGKPAPGASSGQAIAAMEQVAAEVLPQGLGYEWSGQSREEIQSGGQAPLIFGLGLLLVFLVLAAQYESYIDPAVIMIAVPLAVLGALVALSLRGFPNDVYGQIGLVMLIGLASKNSILIVEFANQLHEQGLSISRAAIEAAEQRLRPILMTAISTLSSIFPLVVATGAGAGSRQSLGTAVFGGMFAATFLSLGLVPVLYIIIKTLAERALNKFDRNRMPPHALPESNRPTVGVD, via the coding sequence ATGTTTATCGAATATTTCATCAAGCGGCCGGTACTGACCTCAGTTTGCGCGATCTTGATTCTACTGGTTGGCGTCATTACCATCCCGACGCTGCCCGTAGCGCAGTATCCCCAGATCAGTCCCAAACAGGTTCAAGTCACTGCCACCTATATCGGTGCCGACGCCGTCACCGTCGAAAACGCCGTCACGACCGTCCTGGAACGAGAAATCAACGGGGTCGATGGCATGCGCTATATGACCTCGTCGAGCAGTAACGATGGCGTTAGCTCGATTACCGTAACCTTCGACGCATCGAGCGACCAGAACATCGCTGCGGTAGACGTGCAAAACCGCGTGTCGATCGCCGAGCCGCAGCTGCCGGAGGCAGTGTTGCAAACGGGCGTGTCGGTGAGCAAAGAGTCCAGCGGACCGCCGCTGCTTGCGTTTGGATTGTTTAGCGAGTCGGGCACCTACAACGACGTCTTTCTGAGCAACTACGCAGATTTATATCTGGTCGATGCCCTACAGCGGGTTCCTGGGGTCGGGAATGTGGCTATCTTTGGCGAGCGTAAATATGCCATGCGCTTGTGGCTCGACCCAGGTCGCCTGGCCAGTCGCGGGCTGACGGCATCGGATGTCGCCGATGCTTTGCTCGAGCAGAATATTCAGGTTGGTGTCGGGCGCATCGGACAGCCGCCGATTCCGGACGACCAGGAGTTTCAGATCGGCCTGCGCGCGGTCAGTCGCCTAAAAAGCATAGAAGAATTCGAGAACCTGGTGCTGGCTGCATCAGCAGACGGCACGCTTGTCAAGCTGCGCGATGTGGGTCGCGCCGAACTGGGAGCTGAAAATTACAATACTTTTTTGCGCTTCCGCGGTATCGAGGCAGTGGGTTTGGGCATTTATCAGGTTCCCGGTAGCAACGCCTTGCAGGTCGCGCGCGGGATCAAGCAGCGGATGCGCGAGCTGTCGGAAGAATTTCCGGCAGGGATGACCTACGATATCGGCTTCGACACGACGGACTTCGTAGAGCAGTCGCTGACGCAGGTTATCGCGACCCTTTTCCAAGCCGTCGGGTTGGTGGTGCTGGTGATCTTCGTGTTTTTGCAAGATTGGCGTACGACGCTGATTCCAGCGATTACGATCCCGGTAGCGCTGCTCGGCACGTTTGCGTTTGTCAAGCTGTTCGGCTTTTCGATCAACAGCCTGACTCTGTTCGGATTGACGTTGGCAACGGGGATGGTTGTCGACGACGCAATCGTGGTGGTAGAAGACATCTCCACGAAGATTCAGAAGCTGGGGATGACGCCGAGGCAGGCGGCGATCGAGTCCATGAGGGAACTGTTCGGGGCGGTGATCGCTACGTCGCTAGTGCTCATGGCAGTGTTCGTCCCGGTGGCGTTTTTCCCGGGCACGACCGGCGCGCTGTACCGGCAGTTTGCCCTCACGATCGCCTTCGCGATCGGCTTATCCACGTTCAACGCCGTGACGCTGACACCAACGCTGTCGGCACTACTATTGCGAAGCAGTCCGCCAGTCGGCGGCTGGGTGGGGCGCATTTTCGGAGCCTTTAATCATGCCCTCGATAGCTTCCGCAGGCGCTATCGCAGCATGTTGGAGTCCTTCTCGCATCTCAAGTCATTTCTCGTCGGGGTCTTCATCGTGCTGTTAGCGGCAACGGCTTGGATGTATGCCCAGGTGCCGAGCGCTTTTCTCCCCGAGGAAGATCAAGGTTACATAATCACGATCGTGGGTGGACCGGCAGGGTCGTCCTTAAGCTACACCAGCCAAGTGATGCGTCAGATCGAGGAGATATACCTACCGATTCCCGAAGTGCGCGCCACTTTCGCCGTCGGCGGTTTCGGTTTTAGTGGGAGCGTTGCCAACAGCGGCATCGTATTTACGACACTGGAGCCGTGGTCGGAGCGCACTGGACATGGACAGTCGGCGTCGGAAATCATCGAACGCGTGCGCGAGCAGCTCGCAAACATTCCCGAGGCGAACGTTCTCCCGCTCAACCCGCCGACAATTCAAGGCTTGGGGAGCTTCGGCGGCTTTACCTTCCAACTTCAGGACCAGCAGGGCAGCTTCGCGCTCGGCGAACTCGTGCAGTATATGGGTCAGATGCTCGGTGCGGCCAATCAGCATCCCGACCTGCAGGCAGTTTTCAGCACCTATTCGGCGAATACGCCGCAGATGTTGGTAGAGGTCGATCGCGATCGGGCCAAAGCACTGGACGTAGATGTCGATGACATCTTCGAGACGTTGCAAAGCTACCTCGGCTCGCGCTACGTCAACGACTTCACGCTGGCACGGCGAACCTACCGAGTTTACATCCAAGCGGACGAACCCTTCCGCGACAATCCCAACGCCATCGAACAGTTCTACGTGCGTTCGAACCGCGATGAGCTGATTCCGTTGGGCAACTTGGTGACGCTGACGCCGACAACCGGCGCGCAGAGTATCAATCACTACAACGTCTTGCGGTCGATCGAAATTAATGGTAAGCCCGCTCCCGGTGCGAGCTCCGGTCAGGCGATCGCAGCGATGGAGCAGGTGGCTGCAGAGGTGCTGCCGCAGGGGTTGGGCTACGAATGGTCGGGCCAATCACGGGAGGAAATCCAGTCGGGCGGGCAAGCGCCGCTGATCTTCGGTTTGGGATTGCTACTGGTGTTCTTGGTGCTAGCAGCTCAGTACGAGAGCTACATCGATCCGGCAGTAATCATGATCGCAGTGCCGCTGGCCGTACTCGGAGCACTGGTGGCGCTCTCCCTGAGGGGCTTCCCTAACGACGTGTACGGTCAAATCGGGTTGGTAATGCTGATTGGCTTAGCGAGTAAGAACTCGATTCTGATCGTCGAATTTGCCAATCAGTTGCACGAACAAGGACTAAGCATTTCGCGAGCGGCGATCGAGGCAGCCGAGCAGCGCCTGCGCCCGATTTTGATGACAGCGATTTCGACCTTGAGCAGTATCTTCCCGCTAGTCGTGGCCACCGGTGCCGGTGCCGGCAGCCGTCAATCGTTAGGAACGGCCGTCTTCGGCGGGATGTTTGCCGCAACCTTCTTAAGTTTAGGCTTAGTGCCGGTGCTGTACATCATCATTAAGACTTTAGCCGAGCGGGCTTTAAACAAGTTCGATCGCAATCGAATGCCGCCGCACGCGCTGCCCGAATCAAACCGTCCCACAGTCGGCGTAGATTAA
- a CDS encoding efflux RND transporter periplasmic adaptor subunit, giving the protein MSTPHTDRDLQPIEPLPDGNGQQPVPNESSSRPSLWLLLVPLLFLFGGGLLWRFIFARGGGPPMMDVPAVRVKLAPVISHTVRETSEFVGLLEASERVNLSPRIEGRVVEILVNEGDRVSAGTPIIQLRPDRNQAEVDAAIANASIQQSALNGAQAEVRVVEANVASRQAEVRRAEANVRRREADLDLAQINYDRVVPLVSEGAQARQALDERTSELESARAEYEASLETLSVARNTLAATEQQSIATRTNVSQRQAALDQARADINALREDLEYNRIVTPIDGIVGDIPVEIGDYVEAGDELTTITQNDRLDFKIAVPVERALDLRLGLPVELRLGDSDEPVASGKIEFISPKVDESSQSILVEARFANPGGKFRDEQFARARIVWNARDGVLVPTSAIARLGGQAFVFTAESGDGCTAPKGPSAGGRAPGGAAGSPPSDAPVARQRPVELGGLQGNNYQVLSGLEAGETLIVSGIVKLTDCAAIAPQPDTAAGPVPPGR; this is encoded by the coding sequence ATGTCAACTCCCCACACCGATCGCGACTTGCAGCCCATAGAGCCATTGCCCGATGGCAACGGGCAGCAGCCAGTGCCCAACGAAAGCAGTAGCCGACCCTCCCTTTGGTTGTTACTCGTCCCCTTATTATTTCTGTTCGGTGGCGGCTTGCTCTGGCGCTTCATTTTCGCTCGCGGGGGCGGTCCGCCGATGATGGACGTTCCCGCCGTTCGCGTCAAGCTCGCCCCAGTTATTTCCCATACCGTGCGCGAGACATCGGAGTTCGTCGGGTTGCTCGAAGCAAGCGAGCGGGTGAACTTGAGTCCGCGCATCGAAGGTCGCGTCGTCGAAATTCTCGTCAACGAAGGCGATCGCGTTAGTGCCGGGACGCCGATTATCCAGCTGCGTCCCGATCGCAACCAAGCCGAGGTCGACGCCGCGATCGCGAACGCGAGCATCCAGCAGTCGGCGCTCAATGGCGCGCAAGCCGAAGTGCGCGTTGTCGAGGCGAACGTTGCCAGCCGCCAAGCAGAGGTGCGGCGTGCAGAGGCTAACGTTCGCCGCCGCGAAGCCGACTTGGATTTAGCACAGATCAACTACGACCGTGTCGTCCCGTTAGTCAGTGAAGGCGCGCAGGCGCGTCAGGCACTTGACGAGCGCACCAGCGAACTCGAAAGCGCCCGTGCCGAATACGAAGCATCTCTTGAAACCCTCTCGGTTGCCCGGAATACCCTTGCTGCAACCGAACAGCAGTCGATCGCCACTCGCACGAACGTCAGCCAACGCCAAGCTGCGCTCGATCAAGCTCGTGCCGACATCAACGCCTTGCGCGAGGACCTTGAGTACAATCGTATTGTCACGCCCATCGACGGGATTGTCGGCGATATCCCCGTTGAAATTGGCGATTACGTAGAGGCGGGCGACGAACTCACGACCATCACGCAAAACGATCGCCTCGACTTCAAGATTGCCGTTCCCGTCGAGCGCGCCCTCGACTTGAGGCTGGGGTTACCCGTAGAGTTGCGCTTGGGCGATAGTGACGAACCCGTTGCCTCTGGCAAAATCGAGTTCATCTCCCCCAAGGTAGACGAAAGCTCCCAATCGATCCTCGTTGAGGCGCGGTTTGCCAACCCCGGCGGCAAGTTTCGTGACGAGCAGTTTGCCCGCGCGCGCATTGTGTGGAACGCTCGCGATGGCGTCCTGGTCCCGACTTCGGCTATTGCCCGCCTCGGCGGACAGGCATTTGTCTTTACGGCCGAAAGCGGCGACGGTTGTACCGCTCCCAAAGGTCCATCGGCTGGTGGTAGAGCACCGGGTGGAGCAGCGGGCAGTCCGCCATCCGACGCACCGGTCGCGCGCCAGCGTCCGGTCGAACTCGGCGGTCTCCAAGGCAACAATTACCAGGTGCTCTCGGGACTCGAAGCTGGTGAAACCCTAATCGTGTCCGGTATCGTCAAACTCACCGACTGCGCGGCGATCGCGCCGCAACCCGACACCGCCGCCGGCCCCGTGCCTCCCGGGCGGTAG
- a CDS encoding IS256 family transposase — protein MASPPARSGLPLRQARRAAGKVRRDGGVQQTAIYRVLGVNRDGYQELLGMWSAPDDRAKFWMSVLTDLKNRGVQRICIAGVDGLTGFPEAIAATFPEARVQLCIGHLVRNSLKYTNWKHRKEVAGDLMTIYRAPMVSAAEDALTGFAQKWDETYPTSAGSGCGSGSRLPAV, from the coding sequence ATGGCAAGCCCGCCCGCCCGCTCTGGTCTACCCCTTCGTCAGGCGCGACGCGCTGCCGGGAAGGTACGCCGCGACGGGGGAGTGCAGCAGACCGCCATCTACCGGGTGCTGGGAGTTAACCGCGACGGGTACCAGGAACTGCTCGGGATGTGGAGTGCGCCCGATGACAGGGCGAAGTTCTGGATGTCGGTGCTGACAGACCTGAAAAATCGGGGCGTGCAGCGCATCTGCATTGCTGGCGTGGACGGTCTGACCGGCTTTCCCGAAGCCATCGCTGCCACGTTTCCCGAGGCACGAGTGCAATTGTGCATCGGGCATCTGGTGCGGAACTCGCTGAAGTACACGAACTGGAAACACCGCAAGGAAGTTGCCGGTGACCTGATGACGATTTACCGTGCCCCGATGGTGTCAGCTGCGGAGGATGCCTTGACGGGGTTCGCGCAGAAATGGGACGAGACGTATCCGACCTCGGCGGGCAGTGGCTGCGGGAGTGGGAGCAGGTTACCCGCGGTTTGA
- a CDS encoding CobW family GTP-binding protein produces the protein MQTPDLQPTAAAPMDAPKLGLPVTIITGFLGSGKTTLLNHILSNNQGVKTAVLVNEFGEIGIDNELIIDTDSSAGMVELSNGCICCTINNDLVEAIYRVLEREDKVDYLVVETTGLADPLPVALTFLGTELRDMTRLDSIVTLVDAENFSLDLFNSEAASSQIAYGDIILLNKTDLVDEQKIADLEKRIRDVKTGARIIRTRNSEVPLPLILSIGLFESDKYFKPDCDHDDHHPHHDHHHDHRHDHHNHHDHSHDGSHHLENDGFVSLSFESDRPFSIRKFQSFLDNELPEAVFRAKGILWFDTSPDRHVFHLSGKRFSIEDYKWKGKQKNQLVLIGQDLDLPELRHQLELCLEVPAPNRDKGFG, from the coding sequence ATGCAAACTCCTGACCTCCAGCCGACCGCCGCCGCACCGATGGACGCTCCCAAGCTCGGCTTGCCCGTCACGATCATCACGGGTTTCCTCGGCAGCGGTAAAACCACACTTCTCAACCACATCCTTAGCAACAATCAAGGTGTCAAAACTGCAGTCTTGGTCAATGAGTTCGGCGAAATTGGCATCGACAACGAGCTAATTATCGACACCGACAGCAGTGCAGGAATGGTGGAGTTGAGCAACGGCTGCATCTGCTGCACGATCAACAACGACCTTGTGGAGGCAATCTATCGCGTGCTGGAGCGCGAGGATAAAGTCGATTATCTAGTAGTAGAAACGACCGGTCTGGCCGACCCGCTGCCGGTGGCGCTGACTTTCCTGGGCACGGAGCTGCGCGACATGACGCGCCTCGACTCGATCGTGACGTTGGTGGATGCAGAGAACTTCAGCCTCGATCTCTTCAACAGCGAAGCGGCTAGCAGCCAGATCGCATACGGCGATATCATCCTGTTGAACAAGACTGACTTAGTGGACGAGCAGAAAATTGCGGATCTCGAAAAACGCATTCGCGATGTGAAGACAGGCGCCCGCATCATCCGCACTCGCAACTCGGAGGTGCCGCTGCCGCTGATCCTCAGTATCGGATTGTTCGAGTCGGACAAATATTTCAAACCCGACTGCGACCATGACGACCATCACCCTCACCACGACCATCATCACGATCATCGCCACGACCATCACAACCATCACGACCACAGCCACGATGGCTCGCATCATCTAGAAAACGACGGGTTCGTGTCTCTGTCGTTTGAAAGCGATCGCCCTTTTTCAATTCGCAAGTTCCAGTCTTTCCTGGACAACGAGCTGCCCGAAGCAGTGTTCCGTGCGAAGGGAATCTTGTGGTTTGACACGAGTCCCGATCGCCACGTCTTCCATCTCAGTGGCAAGCGTTTCTCCATCGAGGACTACAAGTGGAAGGGCAAGCAGAAGAACCAACTCGTGCTAATCGGTCAGGATCTAGACCTGCCGGAACTCCGCCATCAACTGGAGTTGTGCCTTGAGGTCCCGGCCCCAAATCGCGACAAAGGCTTCGGCTAA
- the cysS gene encoding cysteine--tRNA ligase, with translation MTLTVYNTLARRSEPFETVEPGKVRMYCCGITVYDLCHLGHARTCTIWDVVRRYLRWRGFAVEYVQNFTDIDDKILNRARTEGVSMQEISNRYISAYFEDMDRLGVQRADAYPRATDAIDGIQRLVRDLQVKGYAYPSGGDVYYAVRKFSDYGKLSGRDLDNLQAGASGRVDAGDAATSQKRDPLDFALWKAAKPGEPFWESPWGAGRPGWHIECSAMVRDRLGSTIDIHTGGGDLIFPHHENEIAQSEAATGKPLARYWLHNGMVKVGGEKMSKSLGNFITIRDLLDKPTDPMVVRLFILQAHYRKPIDFTDEGLQAAANGWETLKDGLLFGDRFADRLGWSSTEARDLDAEARFIAAADDDFNFTNGLAILFELAKELRKAGNLIVHNGKTAVRAAELEGKWRSLVELSSVLGVVAQPETEAAIASGPSDAEVEELIRQRTAARKAKHFAESDLIRDELQAQGITLIDKPGGVTDWHRT, from the coding sequence ATGACCCTGACTGTTTACAATACGCTCGCCCGCCGTTCGGAACCCTTTGAAACCGTCGAACCCGGAAAGGTGCGGATGTATTGCTGCGGCATTACGGTATACGACTTGTGCCATCTGGGTCACGCCCGCACCTGCACGATTTGGGATGTGGTGCGGCGGTATTTGCGCTGGCGCGGCTTCGCAGTGGAGTACGTTCAAAACTTTACCGATATTGACGATAAGATTCTCAACCGGGCGCGTACGGAAGGCGTCTCGATGCAGGAGATTTCCAATCGCTACATCTCTGCATACTTCGAAGATATGGACCGCTTGGGCGTGCAACGTGCCGACGCTTACCCGCGCGCCACCGACGCGATCGACGGCATCCAGCGCTTGGTGCGCGACCTCCAGGTCAAAGGGTATGCTTATCCATCCGGCGGCGACGTCTATTATGCAGTCCGCAAGTTTTCCGACTATGGCAAGCTCTCCGGACGCGATTTAGACAATCTGCAAGCGGGGGCGAGCGGTCGCGTGGACGCTGGAGATGCCGCAACATCGCAGAAACGCGACCCACTTGACTTCGCACTGTGGAAAGCGGCCAAGCCCGGCGAGCCGTTTTGGGAGTCACCATGGGGTGCGGGCCGACCGGGCTGGCACATTGAATGCTCTGCGATGGTGCGCGATCGCCTGGGCTCCACCATCGATATCCACACCGGCGGCGGCGATTTGATCTTCCCGCACCACGAGAACGAGATCGCTCAATCGGAAGCGGCAACCGGCAAGCCACTAGCGCGGTATTGGTTGCACAACGGCATGGTCAAGGTCGGCGGCGAAAAAATGTCGAAGTCGTTAGGGAACTTCATTACCATCCGCGACTTGCTCGACAAGCCAACGGATCCGATGGTGGTGCGGTTGTTCATTCTGCAAGCCCATTACCGCAAGCCGATCGACTTTACAGATGAAGGGCTGCAAGCAGCGGCGAACGGCTGGGAAACGCTCAAGGACGGTTTGCTATTCGGCGATCGCTTTGCCGATCGACTGGGCTGGAGTTCGACCGAGGCACGCGATCTCGATGCTGAAGCCCGCTTCATCGCTGCTGCAGACGACGACTTTAATTTCACCAACGGTTTGGCGATTCTCTTCGAGCTGGCGAAAGAACTGCGTAAGGCAGGCAATTTGATCGTCCACAACGGAAAAACGGCCGTCCGCGCTGCTGAACTAGAGGGGAAATGGCGATCGCTGGTGGAGCTGTCCTCCGTTCTGGGGGTGGTGGCGCAACCGGAAACCGAAGCGGCGATCGCCTCCGGTCCCAGCGATGCCGAAGTCGAAGAACTTATTCGCCAGCGGACGGCGGCACGGAAAGCCAAGCACTTCGCTGAAAGCGATCTCATCCGCGACGAGCTTCAAGCCCAAGGGATTACTCTCATTGACAAACCTGGCGGTGTCACGGATTGGCATCGCACTTGA
- a CDS encoding PIN/TRAM domain-containing protein: MVDAIIIALFILAAAGIGYDAVDLLPESIQATVSNVHALRWVTAGFTAIFGLAVGLWAQASYRRLEAQIRNTPVEIILTRSAGLAIGLLLANLMLAPLFLLPIPTELAFIKPLVAVLGSVMFAFMGVSLADTHGRSFLRLINPNSMQSILVAEGTLKPAATKVLDTSCAIDGRIEELLGTGFIEGQLLVPAFVLEELQRLADAANDRKRGRGRRGLDILKRMQEAYPGRLTIHAGDYEDVQTVDAKLIRLTQDIDGVLLTTDYNLNKVADLQQVTVLNVNDLAQAVRPLYLPGDTLQLKILKQGKEPAQGVGYLEDGTMVVVDDGREHLGAELPVIVTSALQTSAGRMIFAKPRASALAS, translated from the coding sequence ATGGTTGACGCCATCATCATTGCTCTTTTTATCCTGGCAGCTGCGGGAATCGGCTACGATGCCGTGGATCTGCTTCCTGAATCGATACAAGCAACTGTCAGCAACGTGCATGCCTTGCGTTGGGTGACGGCTGGGTTTACCGCGATTTTCGGTCTGGCAGTCGGACTATGGGCGCAAGCCAGTTACCGCCGTCTGGAAGCGCAAATCCGCAACACGCCCGTAGAAATCATTTTGACGCGTTCGGCTGGATTGGCGATCGGGCTTTTGCTAGCCAATCTCATGCTCGCCCCCCTGTTCCTATTGCCGATTCCAACAGAGCTGGCTTTCATCAAACCGCTGGTTGCCGTTCTGGGCAGCGTGATGTTTGCGTTTATGGGAGTCAGTCTTGCCGATACCCACGGAAGATCGTTCCTACGCCTGATCAACCCCAACAGCATGCAGTCGATCCTGGTTGCTGAGGGCACGCTCAAGCCCGCTGCCACGAAGGTACTCGACACGAGCTGCGCGATCGATGGTCGAATTGAAGAACTGTTGGGTACCGGTTTCATCGAGGGTCAACTGCTCGTACCAGCATTTGTGCTCGAGGAGTTGCAGCGTCTAGCAGATGCCGCAAACGATCGGAAGCGCGGACGCGGGCGGCGAGGCCTCGACATTCTCAAGCGCATGCAGGAAGCATATCCCGGTCGGTTGACAATTCACGCCGGCGACTACGAGGACGTTCAAACCGTTGATGCTAAGCTCATACGGCTGACTCAGGACATCGACGGCGTCTTGCTCACTACGGATTACAACCTCAACAAGGTGGCCGATCTGCAGCAGGTGACAGTGCTCAATGTGAACGACCTCGCACAGGCAGTACGCCCGCTCTATCTCCCCGGCGATACCTTGCAGCTCAAGATCCTCAAGCAAGGTAAGGAGCCAGCCCAGGGCGTCGGCTACCTTGAAGATGGCACGATGGTTGTTGTAGATGATGGACGCGAGCACCTCGGAGCCGAGTTGCCGGTCATTGTGACCTCTGCGCTGCAAACGTCAGCCGGGCGGATGATCTTCGCCAAACCGCGTGCGTCGGCACTAGCTTCCTAA
- the hemW gene encoding radical SAM family heme chaperone HemW has product MQFSPVVRGPDLPEAVAECSPTAAYVHIPFCRRRCFYCDFPISVVGNRATAGFENVVERYVEALCREIRATPLTNARPLASVFFGGGTPSLLPVAQLARILEVLGERFAIATNAEIAMEIDPGTFNVEQLRGYRTAGVNRFSLGVQAFQNELLELCGRSHCGQDIMASIEIVRQVGITNLSLDLISGLPHQTLVQWNASLQQAIAIAPQHLSCYDLVLEPTTVFARRYQPQCPPLPSDETAAQMYRHAQQVLGAAGYEHYEIGNYARAGYQCRHNRVYWENRPYFGFGVGAASYTNGQRFTRPCTRTSYYAWLDAYEAAGGTIDVLPNTPTEELLETLMLGLRLVEGIDLTALAARFGSKLLGALAPCLRRYEGAGWVEVVAIDGSSSEVGDRLPAAGRLRLSDPEGLLCSNTVLAALFEILS; this is encoded by the coding sequence ATGCAGTTTTCTCCTGTCGTCCGCGGGCCCGACTTGCCCGAAGCCGTCGCCGAGTGCTCGCCAACGGCAGCCTACGTTCATATTCCGTTTTGCCGTCGTCGCTGCTTCTACTGTGATTTTCCGATCTCGGTTGTTGGCAATCGCGCTACAGCAGGGTTCGAGAATGTAGTCGAGCGTTACGTAGAAGCATTGTGTCGGGAGATCCGAGCCACTCCGCTTACGAATGCAAGGCCGCTGGCGTCGGTATTCTTCGGCGGAGGGACGCCTTCTTTGTTGCCGGTCGCTCAGCTCGCGCGCATCCTGGAGGTGCTAGGAGAACGGTTTGCGATTGCGACTAATGCCGAGATTGCCATGGAGATCGATCCCGGTACCTTCAATGTCGAACAGCTGCGCGGTTATCGCACGGCAGGGGTCAACCGCTTCAGTCTGGGCGTGCAAGCCTTTCAAAACGAGTTGCTCGAATTGTGTGGGCGATCGCATTGCGGTCAAGACATCATGGCGTCGATCGAGATCGTCCGTCAGGTAGGGATTACCAACCTCAGCCTCGATCTGATCTCCGGGTTGCCACACCAAACCTTGGTGCAATGGAACGCTTCGTTGCAACAGGCGATCGCGATCGCGCCCCAGCACCTCTCTTGCTACGATCTGGTCTTGGAGCCGACGACCGTCTTTGCCCGTCGTTACCAGCCGCAATGCCCTCCGCTGCCGTCCGACGAGACCGCCGCCCAAATGTACCGCCACGCACAGCAGGTGTTGGGGGCTGCCGGTTACGAGCATTACGAGATCGGAAACTACGCTCGCGCGGGTTATCAGTGCCGACACAACCGCGTTTATTGGGAAAATCGTCCTTATTTCGGCTTTGGTGTTGGTGCCGCTAGCTACACGAATGGGCAGCGCTTCACGCGTCCTTGCACGCGCACGAGCTATTACGCGTGGCTTGATGCCTACGAAGCGGCTGGGGGCACGATTGACGTCCTGCCCAACACGCCGACAGAGGAGTTACTGGAAACACTGATGTTAGGTTTGCGCTTGGTTGAAGGGATAGATTTGACCGCGCTCGCCGCTCGATTTGGCTCTAAGTTGTTGGGTGCACTTGCACCCTGCCTGCGACGCTACGAAGGCGCGGGTTGGGTTGAAGTCGTCGCAATAGATGGGAGCAGCAGTGAGGTAGGCGATCGCCTGCCTGCCGCCGGGCGCTTACGTCTGAGCGACCCAGAAGGTCTGCTATGCTCGAATACGGTGCTGGCAGCGCTCTTTGAGATACTGTCGTGA